TTTCAAGAGTTTTTTGAAATATTCTTTCTAGAGCTTCATTCTCATAATCATTATAGATATTTAGGATTCTTTTCATATATGGTTTGTAAGAACTTCTCCAAGTAGTTTTTCTAGTGCTGGTTCTAAAATCACTTTTATTTTCTTTAAAAAAAAATTCCTCAAATTGATTTAATCTTTTTGGAAATTCAAACCCATCTTTTATTTCCTTTTTATAAGGCTTGCCTATCCAATTAATCCAATCAAATTGATTCAATTCTAATTGCAAATTGATTAATTGTAATTTTTTTTGGGCCTCTTCTAATCCAGAAATATCAGCCTTTAAACCAAGAGATATTCTTTGGATTTTAAAGTTATTGTTATCTTCTTTAGTGGGTAGTGAACCACGAATATTTAATTTATCTCCTCTTTTCTCAATTTTAAGCTTGCTGCCTTGAGTAGCAAATTTATCATTGACATTATTAATTTCCTGAATTACGTTCATTTACTTATATAATTGACCATATAATGACGTTTTTAATGTTGATTTTCAATCTTCATAAATTTTAAATGGATAAAATAGGCGTCTTACTAATGAATTTAGGAGGGCCTGAACGCATTACTGATGTAGGCCCATTCTTATACAATCTTTTTTCTGATCCAGAAATTATCAGGACCCCTTTCCCTGTTTTTCAAAAGCCCCTAGCTTGGTTAATTAGCACGCTTAGGAGTACCACTTCACAACAGGCTTACCTTTCTATAGGTGGAGGTTCACCTATCAGAAGGATAACCGAACAACAAGCAAGAGAATTACAATCTAAATTAAGGAACAAGGGATTTAACGCTACTACCTACATCGCTATGAGGTATTGGCATCCTTTCACCGAATCAGCAATTGCTGATATGAAAGCAGATGGCATAGATCAAGTAGTTGTAATACCCTTGTATCCACATTTTTCGATAAGTACAAGTGGTTCGAGCTTTAGGGAATTAAAAAAATTGCGAGATTCTGATGATGAATTTAAGAAGGTTCCAATGAGATGTGTAAGGAGTTGGTTTAGTCAAGAAGGTTACTTAAAGTCTATGGTTGAATTAATTTCTGAACAAATTTCACTTTGTGAATCACCTTCAAAAGCCCATATTTTTTTCACTGCACATG
This is a stretch of genomic DNA from Prochlorococcus marinus XMU1412. It encodes these proteins:
- the hemH gene encoding ferrochelatase, with the translated sequence MDKIGVLLMNLGGPERITDVGPFLYNLFSDPEIIRTPFPVFQKPLAWLISTLRSTTSQQAYLSIGGGSPIRRITEQQARELQSKLRNKGFNATTYIAMRYWHPFTESAIADMKADGIDQVVVIPLYPHFSISTSGSSFRELKKLRDSDDEFKKVPMRCVRSWFSQEGYLKSMVELISEQISLCESPSKAHIFFTAHGVPKSYVEEAGDPYKQQIEDCSLLIINELEKCLGHSNPHTLSYQSRVGPVEWLKPYTEEVLADLGRSNVNDLIVVPISFVGEHIETLQEIDIEYKEIAEKAGIKNFRRVKALNTHPTFIDGLSDLVISCLEGPLVNLEEASQLPEKVKLYPQEKWQWGWNNSSEVWNGRVAMIIFLVLFIELISGSGPLHKLGIL